The following proteins are encoded in a genomic region of Diabrotica virgifera virgifera chromosome 1, PGI_DIABVI_V3a:
- the LOC126878655 gene encoding oocyte zinc finger protein XlCOF6-like: MGQVVFGSSFEEIHNDANSDLNLDKRFIGEDTKTVDNPFTCEICSKHYSLKCNLKRHMKSHDGKEERRNEEKPLECEICLKRFRTNFEVKSHMRIHTGETFKCALCPKEYSSNFTLKSHMRRHTGETFSCKICFKQFITSSKFKAHLLKHSGGSKERRFTCVICSETFSTNHRLKVHSRWHTGETYTCEICSKQFVDRLYFNVHLRLHTGAKPFQCEICSKHFSHNSSLKVHMRTHTGEKPFSCEVCSKAYVKNSDLKIHMREQHTKETPYECKICPKKFATSRRLKSHMIVHMEKGPFKCEICPKQYKTNKDLQVHIKLHTGEVTFSCEVCSKQFSTNYTLKVHMRVHTKEFFPCEVCPKEFLTKSKLKVHMRRHTDDRPFSCELCPKRFAVKYELIAHMKWHTRDVLYTCEVCNKQFVTKTVLTRHMRSHTGENQLTVNTDGMGSSSKEVNNDANSDLNSDKDFVGEDTKTVDINWFTCEICSKHYSLKCSLKKHMKSHDGKEQRPNDEEKPFECDVCFKRFKTNLEVKSHMRTHTGETFKCERCPKEYLSNSSLKLHMRWHTEETFSCKICSKQFKRISKFKAHMVTHRGGKRERRFTCVICSKAFLNKGNLTRHVRWHTGETYTCEICSKQFVYRHYFNVHLRLHTGAKPFQCEICLKHFSHKSAVKVHMRTHTGEKPFICEICSKPYVTNSDLKVHMREQHTKETPYECKICPKKFASSSRLKSHMIVHMEKGPFKCEICPKQYKTNKDFQVHIKLHTGEVTFSCEVCSKQFSTNSTLKVHMRVHTKEFFPCQVCPKQFLTKYKLKIHMSRHTDDKPFPCEICSKRFAVKNELTSHMKWHTRDVLFTCEVCNKQFVTKTVLTRHMRSHTGENQ; the protein is encoded by the exons ATGGGCCAGGTCGTTTTCG GTTCCTCCTTTGAAGAAATACACAATGATGCTAACAGTGATTTGAACTTGGATAAACGCTTCATAGGAGAGGACACTAAAACTGTTGATAATCCATTCACTTGTGAAATTTGCTCCAAACATTATTCATTAAAGTGTAATTTAAAAAGACATATGAAGTCGCATGATGGTAAAGAAGAACGGCGTAATGAAGAAAAACCTTTGGAATGCGAAATTTGTTTGAAACGGTTTCGAACTAATTTTGAAGTAAAATCGCATATGAGAATTCATACTGGAGAAACATTTAAGTGTGCTCTTTGCCCCAAAGAGTATTCctcaaattttactttaaaatcacATATGAGACGGCACACAGGAGAAACATTTTCATGTAAAATATGCTTCAAACAATTTATTACAAGTTCTAAATTCAAAGCGCATCTGTTAAAACACAGTGGAGGAAGTAAAGAAAGACGTTTCACATGTGTGATTTGCTCCGAAACATTTTCAACCAATCATAGATTAAAAGTACATTCAAGATGGCACACTGGAGAAACTTATACATGCGAGATTTGCTCCAAACAGTTCGTTGACAGACTTTATTTCAACGTCCATCTGAGATTGCATACGGGTGCAAAACCTTttcagtgtgaaatttgttctaaacaTTTTTCACACAATTCCTCATTAAAAGTGCATATGAGAacacatactggagaaaaacccttCAGCTGTGAAGTTTGCTCCAAAGCGTATGTAAAAAATTCGGATTTAAAGATTCATATGAGAGAGCAACACACTAAAGAAACGCCCTACGAATGTAAAATTTGCCCTAAGAAGTTTGCAACAAGTAGGAGATTAAAAAGTCATATGATAGTGCATATGGAAAAAGGTCCTTTCAAGTGTGAAATTTGCCCGAAACAgtataaaacaaataaagatcttCAAGTGCATATCAAATTGCACACTGGAGAAGTAACTTTTTCGTGCGAAGTTTGTTCAAAACAATTTTCTACAAATTATACGTTAAAAGTACATATGAGGGTGCATACGAAAGAATTTTTTCCGTGTGAAGTGTGCCCTAAAGAATTTTTAACAAAATCCAAATTAAAAGTACATATGAGAAGGCATACAGATGACAGGCCTTTCTCTTGTGAACTTTGTCCCAAACGATTTGCAGTGAAATATGAGTTAATTGCACACATGAAATGGCACACTAGAGACGTTCTTTATACATGTGAAGTTTGCAACAAACAGTTCGTTACCAAGACAGTCTTAACTAGACATATGAGAAGTCATACGGGGGAAAACCAATTAACTGTCAACACGGATGGAATGG GTTCCTCCTCTAAAGAAGTAAACAATGATGCTAACAGTGATTTGAACTCAGACAAAGATTTCGTAGGAGAGGACACTAAAACTGTTGATATTAATTGGTTCACTTGTGAAATTTGCTCCAAACATTATTCATTAAAGTGTAGTTTAAAAAAACATATGAAGTCGCATGATGGTAAAGAACAACGGCCTAATGATGAAGAAAAACCTTTTGAATGTGATGTTTGTTTTAAACGGTTTAAAACTAATTTAGAAGTGAAATCGCATATGAGAACTCATACTGGAGAAACATTTAAGTGTGAACGTTGCCCCAAAGAGTATCTTTCCAATTCTTCTTTAAAATTGCATATGAGATGGCACACCGAAGAAACTTTTTCATGTAAAATATGCTCCAAACAATTTAAAAGAATTTCCAAATTCAAAGCGCATATGGTAACGCATCGTGGAGGGAAAAGAGAAAGGCGTTTCACATGTGTGATTTGCTCTAAAGCATTTTTAAACAAAGGTAATTTAACACGACATGTAAGATGGCACACTGGAGAAACTTACACGTGCGAGATTTGTTCCAAACAGTTCGTTTACCGTCATTATTTCAACGTCCATCTGAGATTGCATACGGGCGCAAAACCTTttcaatgtgaaatttgtttgaaacatttttcacACAAATCAGCAGTAAAAGTACACATGAGAacacatactggagaaaaacccttCATTTGTGAAATCTGCTCCAAACCGTATGTAACAAATTCGGATTTAAAGGTTCATATGAGAGAGCAACACACTAAAGAAACGCCCTATGAATGTAAAATTTGCCCTAAGAAGTTTGCATCAAGTAGTAGATTAAAAAGTCATATGATAGTGCATATGGAAAAAGGTCCTTTCAAGTGTGAAATTTGCCCGAAGCAgtataaaacaaataaagatttTCAAGTGCATATCAAATTGCACACTGGAGAAGTAACTTTTTCATGCGAAGTTTGTTCAAAACAATTTTCTACAAATTCTACGTTAAAAGTACATATGAGGGTGCATACGAAAGAATTTTTTCCGTGTCAAGTGTGCCCTAAACAGTTTTTAacaaaatacaaattaaagaTACATATGAGTAGGCATACAGATGACAAGCCTTTCCCCTGTGAAATTTGCTCCAAACGATTTGCAGTGAAAAATGAGTTAACTTCACACATGAAATGGCACACTAGAGACGTTCTTTTTACATGTGAAGTTTGCAACAAACAGTTCGTTACCAAGACGGTCTTAACTAGACATATGAGAAGTCATACGGGGGAAAACCAATGA
- the LOC126878651 gene encoding gastrula zinc finger protein XlCGF57.1-like, translated as MNVNTDGMGMKRIECGQDERAIAMEGGKIIAIFRSSEEIHNGANSDLNSDKRFVEEDTKTVDNPFTCEVCSKQYFLEHNLKRHIKSHDGEDKRHDDEEKPFACEVCFKRFKTNVEVKSHMRTHTGETFKCELCPREYYSNSYLKSHMRWHTGETFSCKICFKQFVRIYKFKAHMITHSEGKTERRFACVICSETFSTSHNLARHSRWHTGETYTCEICSKQFVDRHYFNVHLRLHTGAKPFQCEICSKHFSHNSSLKVHMRTHTGEKPFSCEICSKPYTTRSDLKGHMKQHTKESPYECEICRKKFASSSRLKCHMMVHMEKGAFKCRSCSKQFETDKDLQLHIKSHTGGETFSCEVCSKQFSTNYSLRFHMLTHNEEKPFTCDVCLKGFYRNSSLNLHMRVHTNEFFPCEVCPKQFLTKSNLKIHMRRHTGDRPFPCEVCPKRFAKKSELTSHMKWHTRDVLFTCEVCNKQFVTKTVLTRHIMRIHTAEKPFKCEICNKQFVTNTELTNHLITHTGERPFSCEICCKQFITKRSLTNHMKTHTRENPI; from the exons ATGAATGTCAACACGGATGGAATGGGCATGAAGCGAATTGAATGCGGCCAGGATGAGAGAGCAATAGCCATGgaaggagggaagataatcgccatcttCC GTTCCTCTGAAGAAATACACAATGGTGCTAACAGTGATTTGAACTCGGATAAACGCTTCGTAGAAGAGGACACAAAAACTGTTGATAATCCATTCACTTGTGAAGTTTGCTCCAAACAGTATTTTTTAGAGCATAATTTAAAAAGACATATAAAGTCGCATGATGGTGAAGATAAACGTCATGATGATGAAGAAAAACCGTTTGCATGTGAAGTTTGTTTCAAACGGTTTAAAACTAATGTTGAAGTGAAATCGCATATGAGAACTCATACTGGAGAAACTTTTAAGTGTGAACTTTGCCCCAGAGAGTATTATTCAAATTCTTACTTAAAATCACATATGAGATGGCACACGGGAGAAACATTTTCATGTAAAATATGCTTCAAACAATTTGTAAGAATTTACAAATTCAAAGCGCATATGATAACGCACAGTGAAGGGAAAACGGAAAGACGTTTCGCATGTGTGATTTGCTCCGAAACATTTTCAACCAGTCATAATTTAGCACGACATTCAAGATGGCACACTGGAGAAACTTACACGTGCGAGATTTGCTCCAAACAGTTCGTTGACCGCCATTATTTCAACGTGCATCTGAGATTGCATACGGGCGCAAAACCTTttcagtgtgaaatttgttcgaAACATTTTTCACACAATTCCTCATTAAAGGTGCATATGAGAacacatactggagaaaaacccttCAGCTGTGAAATCTGCTCCAAACCGTATACAACAAGATCGGATTTAAAGGGTCATATGAAACAGCACACTAAAGAATCGCCTTACGAATGCGAAATTTGCCGTAAGAAGTTTGCATCAAGTAGTAGATTAAAATGCCATATGATGGTGCATATGGAAAAAGGTGCTTTCAAGTGTAGAAGTTGCTCGAAACAGTTTGAAACAGATAAAGATCTTCAATTGCATATCAAATCGCACACTGGAGGAGAAACTTTTTCGTGCGAAGTTTGTTCAAAACAATTTTCTACAAATTATTCGTTGAGATTTCATATGCTAACACATAACGAAGAAAAACCCTTCACATGTGACGTTTGCCTCAAAGGATTTTACAGAAATTCTTCGTTAAACCTGCATATGAGGGTGCATACCAATGAATTTTTCCCGTGTGAAGTGTGCcctaaacaatttttaacaaaatcCAACTTAAAGATACATATGAGAAGGCATACAGGAGACAGGCCTTTCCCCTGTGAAGTTTGCCCCAAACGGTTTGCAAAGAAATCTGAGTTAACTTCACACATGAAATGGCACACTAGGGACGTTCTTTTTACATGTGAAGTTTGCAACAAACAGTTTGTTACCAAGACTGTATTAACTAGACATATTATGAGAATTCACACAGCGGAAAAACCAttcaaatgtgaaatttgcaataAACAGTTTGTTACCAACACTGAATTAACTAATCATTTGATAACTCATACGGGGGAAAGACCATTCTCCTGCGAAATTTGCTGCAAACAGTTTATTACCAAAAGATCATTAACCAATCATATGAAAACTCATACGAGGGAAAACCCAATTTAA